One stretch of Streptomyces hygroscopicus DNA includes these proteins:
- a CDS encoding purine or other phosphorylase 1, whose amino-acid sequence MGAEGKGGAARADVVVLTALEVEYRAVRAHLEDPRPVKAERGALFELGVFRDGSGERTVAIHMTGPGNPGAAASVERAAALFAPRAVLFVGVAGGRKDVALGDVVAADAVYDYETGKDTESGFLPRQKTYQSAYGLVQLARLVAAGDEWQRRIRPGDDAPRPRAHVKPLAAGGRVVAHHRSDAGLRLTASAGDALAVDMEGFGFLAGAYVNQQLDALVIRGISDLLGDKGEAHDERWQPVASRHAAAFAFELIGRIPVAADAPAVADAETAQPFTAYARSLDTDTRSLAADTPPLATSTRSLAAETRPEAPRRRKLTIRDLGGLADTLLAVSGMTSPARWQQLLDELPTVGTAVGRQSASRAEALSLLRTCEVRRAMGELVEVVAVLAPDDPAAAELARRVEELGLE is encoded by the coding sequence ATGGGCGCTGAGGGCAAGGGCGGGGCGGCGCGGGCCGATGTGGTGGTCCTGACCGCGCTGGAGGTCGAGTACCGGGCGGTCCGGGCCCATCTGGAGGATCCGCGTCCGGTCAAGGCGGAGCGGGGCGCGCTGTTCGAACTGGGCGTGTTCCGCGACGGATCCGGCGAACGGACGGTCGCCATCCATATGACGGGTCCGGGGAATCCGGGCGCCGCGGCCTCGGTCGAGCGGGCCGCGGCGCTCTTCGCGCCCCGGGCGGTGCTGTTCGTGGGGGTCGCGGGCGGCCGTAAGGACGTCGCGCTGGGCGATGTGGTGGCCGCCGACGCGGTGTACGACTACGAGACCGGTAAGGACACCGAGTCGGGTTTCCTGCCCCGGCAGAAGACCTATCAGTCCGCGTACGGGCTGGTGCAGCTGGCCCGGCTGGTGGCGGCGGGTGACGAATGGCAGCGGCGGATCCGCCCGGGGGACGACGCGCCACGCCCCCGCGCCCATGTGAAGCCCCTCGCGGCGGGCGGCCGGGTGGTGGCGCACCACCGCTCGGATGCCGGGCTCAGGCTCACCGCCAGTGCGGGTGACGCGCTCGCGGTGGACATGGAGGGCTTCGGCTTTCTCGCGGGCGCGTATGTCAACCAGCAGCTGGACGCGCTGGTGATCCGCGGGATCTCGGATCTGCTCGGGGACAAGGGCGAGGCGCACGACGAGCGCTGGCAGCCGGTGGCCTCCCGGCACGCGGCGGCCTTCGCCTTCGAACTGATCGGCCGGATCCCGGTGGCGGCGGACGCCCCGGCGGTGGCGGATGCCGAGACGGCCCAGCCGTTCACCGCCTACGCGCGGTCCCTCGACACCGATACGCGGTCCCTCGCGGCCGATACGCCGCCGCTCGCCACCAGCACACGGTCCCTCGCCGCCGAGACGCGGCCCGAGGCCCCCCGGCGGCGCAAGCTGACGATCCGTGATCTCGGCGGTCTCGCGGACACGCTGCTGGCCGTGTCCGGGATGACCTCCCCCGCCCGCTGGCAGCAGCTGCTCGACGAGCTGCCCACCGTCGGCACCGCGGTGGGCCGTCAGTCGGCGAGCCGCGCGGAGGCCCTGTCCCTGCTGCGCACCTGCGAGGTGCGGCGCGCGATGGGCGAGCTGGTGGAGGTGGTCGCGGTGCTCGCCCCGGACGATCCGGCAGCCGCCGAACTCGCCCGGCGGGTCGAGGAGCTGGGATTGGAGTGA
- a CDS encoding 2,4-dichlorophenol 6-monooxygenase has translation METVETDVLVVGSGPAGAATALALSTYGVPNVMVTRYGSLADTPRAHITNQRTMEVLRDLGVEDQVTAQATPQPLMGNTVFCTSLAGEELGRLRSWGNDPLVQAAHELASPSRMCDMPQHLMEPVLVNAAVSRGTALRFHTEYLSHEQSDDGVTALVEDRLRGDTYRVRARYLVGADGGRSRVVENAGLPTVGRMGVAGSLNIVFEADLTELTAHRPSTLYWVLAPGATVGGIGAGLVRCVRPWTEWMVVWGYDLEAGPPDLTEEFARSVVHRLLGDDTIPVRITSTSAWTVNHLYAETYADRRVLCAGDAVHRHPPSNGLGSNTSIQDAYNLAWKLKLVLDGTAAPALLDTYSAERAPVGRQIVERANRSIGETAPVFEALGVLATSDTEQMWRNVDARKAATPDGAKQRQGLREAIAAKVYEFNAHGVEMNQRYVSDAIVPDGTPDPGFGRDPELHHQPSTRPGAKLPHAWVVRGRERLSTLDLGGHGRFTLFTGIGGDRWEEAAAAARKELGIQLVTVSIGPGQAYEDPYGDWARLREIGECGALLTRPDNHIGFRHPEMSPRAGELLIGALRKILGHV, from the coding sequence GTGGAGACCGTCGAGACCGACGTACTGGTCGTGGGCAGTGGCCCGGCCGGAGCCGCGACGGCGCTCGCCTTGAGCACCTACGGTGTGCCCAACGTCATGGTCACCCGGTACGGAAGCCTGGCGGACACGCCCCGCGCGCACATCACCAACCAGCGCACCATGGAGGTGCTGCGCGACCTCGGCGTCGAGGACCAGGTCACCGCCCAGGCCACGCCGCAGCCGCTGATGGGGAACACCGTCTTCTGCACCAGCCTCGCGGGCGAGGAGCTGGGACGGCTGCGCTCCTGGGGCAACGACCCGCTCGTCCAGGCCGCGCATGAACTGGCCAGCCCCAGCCGGATGTGCGACATGCCCCAGCACCTGATGGAGCCGGTGCTGGTGAACGCCGCGGTCTCCCGGGGCACCGCGCTGCGCTTCCACACCGAGTACCTCTCCCATGAGCAGTCGGACGACGGCGTGACCGCGCTGGTCGAGGACCGGCTGCGCGGGGACACCTACCGCGTCCGGGCCCGCTACCTGGTCGGCGCGGACGGCGGACGCAGCCGTGTCGTGGAGAACGCCGGGCTGCCCACGGTCGGCCGGATGGGCGTCGCGGGCAGCCTCAACATCGTCTTCGAGGCGGATCTCACCGAGCTGACCGCCCATCGCCCCTCCACGCTCTACTGGGTGCTGGCCCCCGGCGCGACGGTGGGCGGCATCGGCGCGGGCCTGGTGCGCTGTGTGCGCCCCTGGACCGAGTGGATGGTGGTGTGGGGCTACGACCTCGAGGCGGGCCCGCCGGACCTCACCGAGGAGTTCGCGCGGTCCGTGGTGCACCGGCTGCTCGGCGACGACACGATCCCCGTGCGCATCACCTCGACCTCCGCGTGGACCGTCAACCATCTGTACGCCGAGACCTACGCCGACCGGCGGGTGCTGTGTGCGGGCGACGCCGTCCACCGCCATCCGCCGTCCAACGGGCTGGGCTCCAACACCTCCATCCAGGACGCGTACAACCTCGCCTGGAAGCTCAAGCTGGTCCTCGACGGCACCGCCGCCCCCGCCCTTCTGGACACCTACTCCGCCGAACGGGCACCGGTGGGGCGGCAGATCGTCGAGCGGGCCAATCGGAGCATCGGAGAGACCGCGCCGGTTTTCGAGGCGCTGGGTGTGCTCGCCACCTCCGACACCGAGCAGATGTGGCGCAATGTCGACGCCCGTAAGGCCGCCACGCCCGATGGCGCGAAGCAACGGCAGGGACTGCGCGAGGCCATCGCGGCCAAGGTGTACGAGTTCAACGCGCACGGTGTGGAGATGAACCAGCGGTACGTGTCGGACGCCATCGTCCCCGACGGCACCCCCGACCCCGGTTTCGGCCGCGACCCGGAGCTGCACCACCAGCCCAGCACCCGCCCCGGCGCCAAGCTGCCGCACGCATGGGTCGTCCGGGGGCGTGAGCGGCTGTCCACCCTCGACCTCGGTGGCCACGGCCGGTTCACCCTCTTCACCGGCATCGGCGGGGACCGCTGGGAGGAGGCCGCCGCGGCGGCCCGTAAGGAACTCGGCATCCAGCTCGTCACCGTCTCCATCGGCCCCGGCCAGGCGTACGAGGACCCGTACGGCGACTGGGCCCGGCTGCGGGAGATCGGCGAGTGCGGGGCCCTGCTGACCCGCCCCGACAACCACATCGGTTTCCGCCACCCCGAAATGTCCCCGCGCGCGGGGGAGTTGCTGATCGGGGCGCTACGGAAGATCCTCGGCCACGTCTGA
- a CDS encoding glutathione peroxidase: protein MSLYDIPLHTLTGEQTSLGEHRGAALLVVNVASKCGLTPQYEGLERLQQRYAERGFTVLGVPCNQFAGQEPGTSDEIQAFCSTTYGVSFPLLEKIDVNGEQRHPLYAELTRTPDAQGEAGDVQWNFEKFLISPDGEVVGRFRPRTEPEADDVVAAIEAQLPR, encoded by the coding sequence ATGAGCCTGTACGACATTCCCCTGCACACCCTTACCGGTGAGCAGACCTCTCTCGGTGAGCATCGGGGCGCGGCGCTGCTGGTGGTCAATGTGGCGTCCAAGTGCGGTCTCACCCCGCAGTACGAGGGGCTCGAGCGGCTGCAGCAGCGTTATGCCGAGCGCGGGTTCACCGTGCTGGGGGTTCCGTGCAATCAGTTCGCCGGGCAGGAGCCAGGGACGAGCGACGAGATCCAGGCGTTCTGCTCGACGACCTACGGCGTGTCCTTCCCGCTGCTGGAGAAGATCGATGTCAACGGCGAGCAGCGGCATCCGCTCTACGCCGAGCTGACGCGGACGCCGGACGCGCAGGGCGAGGCGGGGGATGTGCAGTGGAACTTCGAGAAGTTCCTGATCTCGCCGGACGGAGAGGTCGTGGGCCGGTTCCGGCCGCGGACCGAGCCGGAGGCGGACGACGTCGTCGCCGCGATCGAGGCGCAGCTGCCCCGGTGA
- a CDS encoding LuxR family transcriptional regulator, which translates to MPLKIVLAEDSPLLRDGLVSVLTRVGHQVSAAVGDADALIAAAHEHDPDIVITDVRMPPGNADDGLRAAVALRDHRATLPILVLSQYIEQSYATHLLDLGSETGIGYLLKDRVSAVTQFASAVEEVAAGATVMDPEVVRQLLRRRHDPLRQLTPREREVLSLMAEGRSNREIARDLYVTEAAVNKHVSSILQKLDLRLDGQGHRRVLAVLTYLRA; encoded by the coding sequence GTGCCGCTGAAGATCGTGCTCGCCGAAGACTCACCGCTGTTGCGGGACGGCCTGGTCAGCGTGCTGACCCGGGTCGGCCACCAGGTGTCGGCGGCTGTCGGCGACGCCGACGCGCTGATCGCCGCGGCACACGAGCACGACCCCGACATCGTCATCACCGATGTACGGATGCCACCGGGCAACGCCGACGACGGTCTCCGCGCCGCGGTCGCGCTACGCGATCACCGCGCCACCCTGCCCATTCTGGTGCTCAGCCAGTACATCGAGCAGTCCTACGCCACTCATCTGCTCGACCTGGGCAGCGAGACCGGCATCGGCTATCTGCTCAAGGACCGGGTCAGTGCCGTCACCCAGTTCGCGAGCGCGGTCGAGGAGGTGGCCGCCGGTGCGACGGTCATGGACCCCGAAGTGGTGCGCCAACTCCTGCGCCGACGGCATGACCCCCTGCGGCAGCTCACCCCCCGGGAGCGCGAGGTCCTCTCCCTCATGGCCGAAGGACGCTCCAATCGCGAGATCGCCCGCGACCTCTATGTCACCGAGGCCGCGGTCAACAAGCATGTCAGCAGCATCCTCCAGAAACTCGACCTCCGCCTGGACGGCCAGGGACACCGGCGCGTCCTCGCTGTTCTCACCTACCTGCGCGCCTGA
- a CDS encoding beta-lactamase encodes MPMRRYSTYSKTARAAGLRLVRRVLHPRRGGIRRGARGPVVAALVIASTAWCCPATAIAAPSHPTLDAASIDAYVNAYLERTQLPGAVVAVTRGDKVVHAAGYGHTAAGNAMTARTPVPVASLSKSMTALAVMRLVEDGRVDLDKPAHHYLPEFTMADRRAQKITVRQLLNQTSGMADSAYPDLTRPQAHTLTEAVADMRKAGLAAEPGAEWNYHNPNYFVAARLVEVVSGRPFADYMATRVFRPLGMTHTESVDTTDDMPDHARGYVRAYGMLFSRPHPRWFAAGGHGVITTAEDLSQWLIAQNNQGMSATGRRVVSARSIDVMHTPPEGREYAMGWSLSPAGEEPRQIRHTGELLTHNAIQTLLPDSRTGIAIVTNTGMISGDDAAVMLQGLVDLAQGKSPTVRTPFAMKADYALAALTLLAVALGVLGAVRARRWARRTVDRPLWRMGLRMLPLALPIVLLAQLTDLVGLFMNRAGTLAQLMYIWPALVILSATAALASTAVITARSLAVLLIRRTRVLPSAGADSRR; translated from the coding sequence ATGCCGATGCGTAGATACAGCACATACAGCAAGACCGCCCGGGCCGCGGGACTGCGGCTCGTCCGACGCGTGCTCCACCCCCGGCGCGGCGGCATTCGGCGCGGGGCGCGCGGGCCAGTGGTGGCCGCCCTGGTCATCGCCTCGACGGCGTGGTGCTGCCCGGCGACCGCGATCGCCGCCCCCTCGCACCCCACGCTGGACGCCGCCTCGATCGACGCTTACGTCAACGCCTACCTGGAGCGGACCCAGCTCCCAGGTGCCGTGGTGGCGGTCACCAGGGGCGACAAGGTCGTCCACGCGGCCGGATACGGGCACACCGCGGCCGGGAACGCCATGACCGCGCGGACGCCGGTGCCCGTGGCCTCCCTCTCCAAGTCCATGACCGCCCTGGCCGTCATGCGGCTGGTGGAGGACGGCAGAGTCGATCTGGACAAGCCGGCCCACCACTATCTGCCCGAGTTCACGATGGCCGACCGGCGGGCCCAAAAGATCACGGTACGGCAGCTGCTGAACCAGACATCGGGCATGGCCGACTCCGCCTACCCCGACCTGACCCGGCCCCAGGCACACACGCTCACCGAGGCGGTCGCGGATATGCGCAAGGCCGGGCTCGCCGCGGAACCGGGAGCCGAGTGGAACTACCACAACCCCAACTACTTCGTCGCCGCACGGCTGGTCGAGGTCGTCAGCGGGCGGCCCTTCGCGGACTACATGGCCACCCGAGTGTTCCGGCCACTGGGCATGACACACACCGAGTCCGTCGACACCACCGATGACATGCCCGATCACGCCCGGGGCTACGTCCGCGCCTACGGCATGCTGTTCTCACGTCCCCACCCCCGCTGGTTCGCGGCCGGGGGCCACGGCGTCATCACCACGGCGGAAGACCTCTCCCAATGGCTGATCGCACAGAACAACCAGGGCATGTCCGCGACGGGCCGGCGCGTCGTCTCCGCGCGGAGCATCGACGTCATGCACACCCCACCGGAGGGTCGCGAGTACGCGATGGGCTGGTCCCTGAGCCCCGCTGGGGAAGAGCCCCGGCAGATCCGGCACACCGGTGAACTCCTGACCCACAACGCCATCCAGACCCTGCTGCCCGACAGCCGGACCGGCATCGCGATCGTGACCAACACCGGCATGATCTCCGGGGACGACGCCGCCGTCATGCTTCAGGGGCTGGTCGACCTGGCCCAGGGCAAGTCCCCGACGGTGCGGACCCCGTTCGCCATGAAGGCCGACTACGCCCTCGCGGCGCTCACCCTGCTGGCGGTCGCCCTGGGCGTGCTCGGCGCCGTTCGAGCACGCCGCTGGGCACGGCGCACCGTGGACCGACCGCTGTGGCGAATGGGCTTGCGCATGCTGCCCCTCGCCCTTCCCATCGTCCTTCTCGCCCAGCTCACCGACCTCGTCGGCCTGTTCATGAACCGCGCGGGGACACTGGCCCAGCTGATGTACATATGGCCTGCCCTCGTCATCTTGTCGGCCACGGCCGCCCTGGCCTCAACCGCGGTGATCACCGCGCGGTCGCTCGCCGTGCTCCTGATCCGGCGGACCCGTGTTCTACCTTCCGCGGGGGCCGATAGCCGACGATGA
- a CDS encoding membrane protein → MTRDNSAEGEAVTGRLLILEYEQVKEEQRARIGFRDNLLYATLAAMAAIITFSLQSHGRPELLLLLPPASALLGWAYLVNDEKISAIGRYVREDLGPRLAALVPGRPPVFGWERAHRDDGRRISRKRLQLAADLLLFTVAPIAALVVYWATEPVRAVLLAVSVVEVALITVLGVQIVLYADLHRP, encoded by the coding sequence GTGACGCGAGACAACAGCGCCGAGGGCGAAGCGGTCACGGGCAGGCTGCTGATCCTGGAGTACGAGCAGGTGAAGGAGGAGCAGCGGGCGCGGATCGGCTTCCGCGACAATCTGCTCTACGCGACACTCGCCGCGATGGCGGCCATCATCACCTTCTCCCTCCAGAGCCATGGACGTCCGGAGCTGCTGTTGCTGCTGCCCCCGGCGTCGGCCCTGCTGGGCTGGGCGTATCTGGTCAACGACGAGAAGATATCGGCCATCGGGCGGTATGTCCGGGAAGATCTGGGGCCTCGGCTGGCGGCGCTCGTCCCGGGCCGGCCACCGGTGTTCGGCTGGGAGCGGGCCCACCGCGACGACGGCCGCCGGATCTCCCGCAAGCGGCTGCAGTTGGCGGCCGATCTGCTTCTGTTCACGGTGGCGCCGATCGCCGCCCTCGTCGTGTACTGGGCCACGGAGCCGGTGCGGGCGGTGCTGCTGGCGGTGTCGGTGGTGGAGGTGGCGCTGATCACCGTCCTGGGGGTGCAGATCGTGCTGTACGCGGATCTGCACCGGCCCTGA
- a CDS encoding RNA polymerase sigma 70, with product MNENHLLAEGFEAHRGHLRAVAYRMLGSLSEADDAVQEAWLRLSRSDTAAVENLGGWLTTVVGRVCLDMLRSRTARREEPLGVHLPDPVISGETGPGPEDQALLADSVGLALLVVLETLAPAERLAFVLHDLFAVPFDEIAPIVDRTPAAARQLASRARRRVRGAAPVPDADLARQREVVGAFLAAARDGDFEGLISVLDPDVVLRADYGPAPAPAPREVRGAAAVADQALTFSRLSGPGLLARPALVNGAVGVVSSRDGRPFSVLAFTVTDGRIVAIDILADPERLNGLDLTVLG from the coding sequence ATGAACGAGAACCACCTTCTGGCGGAGGGCTTCGAGGCCCACCGCGGTCATCTGCGGGCGGTGGCCTACCGCATGCTCGGCTCGCTGAGCGAGGCGGACGACGCCGTCCAGGAGGCATGGCTGAGGCTCAGCCGCTCCGACACCGCCGCGGTGGAGAACCTGGGCGGCTGGCTGACCACTGTCGTCGGCCGGGTCTGCCTGGACATGCTGCGCTCGCGCACCGCCCGGCGCGAGGAGCCCCTGGGGGTGCACCTCCCCGACCCGGTCATCAGCGGTGAGACCGGGCCCGGCCCCGAGGACCAGGCGCTGCTCGCCGACTCGGTCGGCCTCGCCCTGCTGGTCGTCCTGGAGACGCTGGCCCCCGCCGAACGGCTGGCCTTCGTACTGCACGATCTGTTCGCCGTGCCGTTCGACGAGATCGCCCCCATCGTCGACCGCACCCCGGCCGCCGCCCGTCAGCTCGCCAGCCGCGCCCGCCGCCGGGTGCGGGGAGCGGCCCCGGTCCCCGACGCGGACCTGGCCCGGCAGCGCGAGGTCGTGGGCGCCTTCCTCGCCGCCGCGCGCGACGGCGACTTCGAGGGGCTGATCTCCGTACTCGACCCGGATGTCGTCCTGCGCGCCGACTACGGCCCCGCGCCCGCCCCGGCCCCGCGCGAGGTGCGCGGCGCGGCGGCCGTGGCGGACCAGGCGCTCACCTTCTCCCGCCTCAGCGGCCCGGGCCTCCTCGCCCGTCCCGCGCTCGTCAACGGGGCGGTGGGTGTGGTCAGCTCCCGGGATGGCCGGCCGTTCTCGGTGCTGGCCTTCACGGTCACGGACGGCAGGATCGTGGCGATCGACATCCTGGCCGACCCCGAGCGGCTGAACGGGCTCGATCTGACGGTCCTGGGCTGA
- a CDS encoding cellulose 1,4-beta-cellobiosidase, which produces MPVSLLPRPRGARTATALLTGALLLIAAQSVPAGADSPAVPARPTAASAAPSAVQVNQLGYLPDGPKRATVVSASATALPWRLRDATGRTAASGTTTVRGADAASGQSAHLVDFSAYQGTGTGYTLTVDGRTSHPFDIRANLYDGLRTDAMSFFYQQRSGIPIEASLAGTAYARPAGHLGVAPNRGDTAVPCVSGVCDYTRDVRGGWYDAGDQGKYVVNGGLAVWQLVNSFERAKRTGHAAALGDSTLRVPERGNGIPDVLDEGRWELEFLMRMQIPEGKPRAGMAFHKVHDAAWTGLPTRPEQDAEPRELHAPSTAATLNLAAAAAQCARVYAPYDAAFAARCLGSARRAWAAAQANPDVLAPGSDSTGGGAYDDSEVGDEFYWAAAELYATTGEARYRDAVTSSPYHTASDVFTPFGFSWQATGSLGRLVLATVPNGLPATDLARVRASVVSAADAQLSTMAGQGYGVPLPADGYVWGSNGQVANNGTVMAVAYELTKQRRYRTGALETLDYLLGRNALGQSYVTGYGERAAQNQHHRFWAHQYDASLPNPPAGSIAGGANAGLQDPVAQEKLPGCAPAACYIDDIGSYSTNEVAINWNAPLAWLTAFAAERG; this is translated from the coding sequence ATGCCCGTGTCCCTGTTACCCCGTCCGCGCGGTGCGCGGACCGCCACCGCGCTGCTGACCGGCGCACTGCTGCTGATCGCCGCCCAGTCCGTGCCCGCCGGAGCGGACTCCCCCGCGGTGCCCGCACGCCCGACCGCTGCCTCAGCCGCGCCGTCCGCCGTCCAGGTCAATCAGCTCGGGTATCTGCCGGACGGCCCCAAACGCGCCACCGTCGTGAGCGCGAGCGCCACCGCCCTGCCCTGGCGACTGCGCGACGCGACGGGCCGCACCGCCGCCTCGGGCACCACCACCGTACGGGGCGCGGACGCCGCCTCCGGGCAGTCGGCCCATCTGGTGGACTTCTCCGCGTACCAGGGGACGGGCACCGGCTACACACTCACCGTGGACGGCCGGACCAGCCATCCCTTCGACATCCGCGCGAACCTCTACGACGGGCTGCGCACGGACGCGATGTCCTTCTTCTACCAGCAGCGCAGCGGTATCCCCATCGAGGCGTCCCTGGCCGGTACGGCCTACGCACGCCCGGCGGGCCATCTGGGGGTCGCCCCCAATCGGGGCGACACCGCCGTGCCCTGTGTCAGCGGGGTGTGCGACTACACCCGGGATGTGCGCGGTGGCTGGTACGACGCCGGTGACCAGGGCAAATACGTGGTCAACGGCGGGCTCGCGGTCTGGCAGCTCGTCAACTCCTTCGAGCGCGCGAAGCGCACGGGGCACGCGGCGGCGCTCGGGGACTCCACGCTGCGCGTCCCCGAGCGCGGCAATGGGATCCCGGATGTGCTCGACGAGGGGCGCTGGGAGCTGGAGTTCCTGATGCGGATGCAGATCCCGGAGGGCAAGCCACGGGCGGGGATGGCCTTCCACAAGGTCCATGACGCCGCCTGGACCGGGCTGCCCACCCGTCCGGAGCAGGACGCCGAGCCGCGTGAGCTGCACGCGCCGTCCACCGCCGCGACCCTCAATCTGGCCGCCGCGGCGGCGCAGTGCGCCCGGGTCTACGCACCGTACGACGCCGCCTTCGCCGCCCGCTGCCTGGGCTCCGCGCGCCGCGCCTGGGCCGCCGCGCAGGCGAATCCCGATGTGCTCGCGCCGGGTTCCGACTCCACCGGCGGCGGGGCGTACGACGACAGCGAGGTGGGCGACGAGTTCTACTGGGCGGCGGCGGAGCTCTACGCGACCACCGGGGAGGCGCGGTACCGGGACGCGGTCACCTCCTCGCCATACCACACCGCGAGCGATGTGTTCACGCCGTTCGGCTTCAGCTGGCAGGCCACCGGGTCCCTCGGACGGCTCGTCCTGGCCACCGTCCCCAACGGCCTGCCCGCCACCGACCTCGCCCGCGTCCGCGCCTCCGTGGTCTCGGCCGCCGACGCACAGCTGAGCACGATGGCCGGCCAGGGCTACGGGGTGCCACTGCCGGCGGACGGCTATGTGTGGGGCTCCAATGGCCAGGTGGCCAACAACGGGACCGTCATGGCCGTCGCCTACGAACTCACCAAGCAGCGCCGCTACCGCACCGGGGCACTGGAGACGCTGGACTATCTGCTCGGCCGCAACGCGCTCGGCCAGTCGTACGTCACCGGCTACGGCGAGCGCGCCGCGCAGAACCAGCACCACCGCTTCTGGGCGCACCAGTACGACGCCTCGCTGCCGAACCCGCCCGCCGGATCCATCGCGGGCGGCGCCAACGCGGGGCTGCAGGATCCGGTGGCACAGGAGAAGCTCCCGGGCTGCGCGCCCGCGGCGTGCTACATCGACGACATCGGCTCGTACTCCACCAATGAGGTGGCGATCAACTGGAACGCGCCGCTGGCGTGGCTGACCGCGTTTGCCGCGGAACGCGGCTGA
- a CDS encoding Fis family transcriptional regulator — MTTTDDTPADPALSSLRRARDRFLSGRPPGDGVPEDLAEAWRRARFFGVPRDLVAPPRVRPPEDSPLLAAARPALDRVAPTLSGEMGLVLVDSRCRALWSGGGRYTGTSADVAGLDLSEKAVGHNSSALALRTGRLAEVHGPEHFLDLWQEVSAVSVPLYEPTAGRPAGTITVVTPLGEGRTAHPGAAVAEATAHAVETELLGRMRPPERVLLDAYLRQRADGAAVVALDGSSRLVSPEAARLLSHETLARLERHATALLRDADAGPDGAHSGTPEEIGVPDGAGLTVRMTRVVRGGEVIGAVATVCPATRRARAAERQGHDRLPGLVGTSPPWRVAVSLATELARATEPLLLIGEPGVGKTALARALLGRRGTAAPCLVDAAEQVAGEVPRWCRALAEGDGGAPPLLLRHAERLGQSDVAALLSLLEERPAVPLVATHTPGAPTGPCLSRLLDILSARSVTLPPLRERVEDIPALLAGLARRPSPGRPPLTWSLDARRALEQHTWPGNVTELAHVVREVAERRRSTGPVRRGELPYGLRVPPATRRLSGMERAERTAILEALRRHGDNKVRAAESLGIGRATLYRKLRAYGMDQA, encoded by the coding sequence GTGACGACCACCGACGACACCCCCGCCGACCCGGCCCTCTCATCCCTGCGGCGGGCGCGCGACCGGTTCCTCAGCGGACGGCCACCGGGCGACGGGGTCCCCGAGGACCTCGCCGAAGCCTGGCGACGGGCGCGGTTCTTCGGCGTACCGCGCGATCTGGTGGCCCCGCCCAGGGTCCGGCCGCCCGAGGACTCACCGCTGCTGGCCGCGGCGCGCCCCGCGCTGGACCGCGTGGCGCCCACGCTGAGCGGTGAGATGGGGCTGGTGCTGGTCGACTCCCGCTGCCGCGCGCTGTGGTCGGGCGGCGGCCGTTACACCGGCACGTCCGCCGATGTGGCCGGTCTCGATCTGTCGGAGAAGGCGGTCGGGCACAACAGCTCCGCGCTCGCGCTGCGCACGGGGCGCCTGGCCGAGGTCCACGGCCCGGAGCACTTCCTCGATCTGTGGCAGGAGGTGTCCGCGGTCAGCGTGCCGCTGTACGAGCCGACGGCCGGCCGCCCGGCCGGCACCATCACCGTGGTGACCCCGCTGGGCGAGGGCCGCACCGCCCACCCGGGCGCGGCCGTCGCCGAGGCCACCGCGCACGCCGTCGAGACGGAATTGCTGGGGCGGATGCGCCCGCCGGAGCGGGTGCTGCTCGACGCGTATCTGCGTCAGCGGGCCGACGGGGCGGCCGTGGTGGCGCTCGACGGCAGCAGCCGCCTCGTCAGCCCGGAGGCCGCGCGGCTGCTGTCGCACGAGACGCTGGCGCGGCTGGAACGGCATGCCACGGCCCTTCTCAGGGACGCGGACGCCGGACCGGACGGCGCGCACTCCGGGACACCGGAGGAGATCGGCGTACCGGACGGCGCCGGGCTCACCGTAAGGATGACGCGCGTGGTGCGTGGGGGCGAGGTCATCGGGGCCGTCGCCACGGTGTGCCCGGCGACCCGGCGGGCGCGGGCGGCGGAGCGGCAGGGCCATGACCGGCTCCCGGGGCTCGTGGGCACATCCCCGCCCTGGCGGGTGGCCGTCTCCCTGGCGACGGAGCTGGCGCGGGCCACGGAGCCGCTGCTGCTGATCGGGGAGCCGGGCGTGGGGAAGACCGCGCTGGCCCGTGCCCTGCTCGGCCGCCGGGGCACGGCCGCACCGTGTCTGGTCGACGCCGCCGAGCAGGTGGCCGGCGAGGTCCCGCGCTGGTGCCGCGCGCTCGCGGAGGGGGACGGCGGCGCACCGCCGCTGCTCCTGCGCCACGCCGAGCGGCTGGGTCAGTCCGATGTGGCCGCGCTGCTCTCGCTGCTGGAGGAGCGGCCCGCGGTGCCATTGGTGGCGACGCATACCCCGGGTGCGCCGACCGGTCCCTGTCTGAGCAGGCTGCTGGACATCCTCTCGGCCCGGTCGGTGACGCTGCCGCCGCTGCGCGAACGCGTCGAGGACATCCCGGCGCTGCTGGCGGGCCTCGCCCGGCGCCCCTCCCCCGGACGTCCCCCGCTGACCTGGAGCCTGGACGCGCGCCGGGCGCTGGAGCAGCACACCTGGCCGGGCAATGTCACCGAACTCGCCCATGTCGTACGGGAGGTGGCCGAGCGCCGCCGTTCCACCGGGCCGGTGCGGCGCGGGGAGCTGCCGTACGGACTGCGGGTGCCACCGGCCACCCGCCGGCTGAGTGGCATGGAACGGGCGGAGCGCACGGCGATCCTGGAGGCGCTGCGCCGCCACGGGGACAACAAGGTGCGGGCCGCCGAGTCCCTGGGCATCGGCCGGGCCACGCTGTACCGGAAGTTGCGGGCGTACGGAATGGACCAGGCGTAG